In Halovivax gelatinilyticus, the following are encoded in one genomic region:
- the rpl4p gene encoding 50S ribosomal protein L4: MDATVHDLDGGEAGTVELPAIFETEYRPDLIARAVRVAQANRSQAYGADEFAGKRTSAESPGSGRGLAHVPRQNGRARRVPQAISGRKAHPPKAEADRTESINTNERKLATRSAIAATADADTVAERGHVFDDDLDLPIVVDDGFEEVAKTRDVVSFLEATGLDADIERADEGRSVRAGRGTTRGRKYKRPKSVLFVTASEAGPSKAARNLAGADVATADEVNAENLAPGGHPGRLTVWTESALAEVSER; the protein is encoded by the coding sequence ATGGACGCAACAGTACACGACCTGGACGGCGGCGAGGCGGGGACGGTCGAGCTCCCGGCGATCTTCGAGACGGAGTATCGCCCGGACCTGATCGCCCGCGCCGTGCGCGTCGCCCAGGCCAACCGATCTCAGGCCTACGGTGCCGACGAGTTCGCCGGTAAGCGAACGTCGGCGGAGAGCCCCGGCAGCGGTCGGGGACTGGCCCACGTCCCGCGCCAGAACGGACGCGCCCGACGCGTCCCGCAGGCGATCAGCGGACGAAAGGCCCACCCGCCGAAAGCCGAGGCCGACCGAACAGAATCGATCAACACGAACGAACGAAAACTCGCTACTCGGAGCGCCATCGCGGCGACCGCCGATGCAGACACCGTCGCCGAACGCGGTCACGTGTTCGACGACGACCTCGATCTGCCGATCGTCGTCGACGACGGATTCGAGGAGGTAGCGAAGACACGAGACGTCGTCTCGTTCCTCGAAGCGACCGGGCTCGACGCGGACATCGAGCGCGCAGACGAGGGGCGATCCGTCCGTGCGGGTCGCGGAACGACACGCGGTCGCAAGTACAAGCGACCGAAGTCGGTGCTATTCGTCACCGCGAGCGAGGCCGGCCCGTCGAAGGCCGCCCGCAACCTCGCGGGTGCCGACGTCGCGACGGCCGACGAGGTAAACGCGGAAAATCTCGCACCCGGCGGACACCCGGGCCGATTGACGGTCTGGACCGAGTCCGCGCTTGCGGAGGTGAGCGAGCGATGA
- a CDS encoding ribonuclease P protein component 1 produces MPLTPETLARHELIGLPVRVVDSDDAGRVGIEGRVVMETTNTLRIECVSPTEKRCGGGEAADSETRVVTVPKVGTTFEFAITDDAAGDRKAPGTASKLADTQPVERAEIARCADSAGEGVAYVTVDGSRLHERPARRTETAGDSPWQ; encoded by the coding sequence ATGCCACTGACACCCGAAACGCTCGCGCGACACGAACTCATCGGCCTGCCGGTACGGGTCGTCGATAGCGACGACGCCGGTCGAGTGGGTATCGAGGGTCGCGTCGTCATGGAGACGACGAACACCCTCCGAATCGAGTGCGTTTCGCCCACGGAGAAACGGTGTGGCGGCGGTGAAGCCGCCGACAGCGAGACTCGGGTGGTCACGGTACCGAAGGTGGGAACGACGTTCGAATTCGCGATCACAGATGACGCCGCCGGGGACCGAAAGGCCCCGGGGACCGCGTCCAAACTGGCCGACACTCAACCTGTGGAGCGAGCCGAAATCGCTCGCTGTGCAGACAGCGCTGGCGAGGGCGTGGCCTACGTTACGGTCGATGGATCGCGCTTGCACGAACGACCGGCCCGCCGTACCGAAACGGCAGGTGATTCACCATGGCAATAG
- the rpmC gene encoding 50S ribosomal protein L29: protein MAILHVEEIRDMTPAERQAELEDLETELLNQKSVLAAGGAPENPGRIGELGRTIARIKTIQREEGDLE, encoded by the coding sequence ATGGCGATCTTGCACGTCGAGGAGATTCGCGACATGACGCCGGCGGAACGCCAGGCCGAACTCGAGGATCTCGAGACGGAGCTGCTGAACCAGAAGTCCGTTCTCGCCGCCGGTGGTGCCCCGGAGAATCCGGGACGCATCGGCGAACTCGGACGGACGATCGCGCGGATCAAGACGATCCAGCGAGAGGAGGGCGACCTCGAATGA
- a CDS encoding thiamine-binding protein: MTVIGFLSTAPATDESMAEAVAGAVEAIDETGLEYDVGPMGTTIEADSIGELLDAVEAAHESIDADRVSTFVKIDDKRTSSGSASDKVAAVEKHLERDANAS; this comes from the coding sequence ATGACCGTGATCGGATTTCTCAGCACCGCACCGGCGACAGACGAGAGTATGGCCGAGGCCGTCGCCGGGGCGGTCGAAGCGATCGACGAGACGGGACTCGAGTACGACGTCGGACCGATGGGAACGACGATCGAAGCCGATTCGATCGGCGAGTTACTCGACGCGGTCGAAGCCGCCCACGAGTCTATCGACGCAGACCGGGTGAGCACGTTCGTCAAAATCGACGATAAACGGACCAGTTCGGGTTCCGCGTCCGACAAAGTCGCCGCCGTCGAAAAACACCTCGAACGCGACGCGAACGCTTCGTGA
- a CDS encoding MFS transporter, with amino-acid sequence MALSPNDRSIAGFTMTGHGLVHWFETSIPIFLVVWLAEFDVEVALLGLVVAAGYAPFGIGALPAGILADRFGTKKLIVACLAGMSGSFLLLALADSIATIAVGLICWGIAASIYHPAGLSLISTGVEERGTVFAWHGMAGNVGIALGPFVAATLLVAGLSWQSAAALLAIPGLLAAVYGLRADFDPAAAVDPDVNAGADEALSLSELLSNSRALFASAFALVFVIVTFEGLFYRGMLTYLPELLHGSAALGAFDPGPTLEGIEPADYIYVGLLVVGIAGQYAGGHLTNRVRPGVGLLAIFAILAALALAFVPILSLGAGGTAGLVAVVALSGVFGFFLFAIQPFYQEAVAVYTPPDARGLSYGYTYLGEFGLGAGSIAIGGIVLGISTPAFLLTMAAFAVTGALLSLLLTVGLDRLYGRDAAVETTAKN; translated from the coding sequence ATGGCGCTCTCTCCGAACGATCGATCGATCGCCGGCTTTACGATGACGGGCCACGGCCTCGTCCACTGGTTCGAAACGTCGATTCCCATCTTCCTCGTCGTCTGGCTGGCGGAGTTCGACGTCGAGGTGGCCTTACTCGGCCTCGTCGTCGCCGCGGGCTACGCACCGTTCGGCATCGGCGCGCTCCCGGCCGGCATTCTCGCCGATCGATTCGGCACAAAGAAACTCATCGTCGCTTGTCTCGCCGGGATGAGCGGTTCGTTTCTCCTGCTGGCTCTCGCCGACTCGATCGCCACGATCGCGGTCGGCCTGATCTGCTGGGGGATAGCCGCGAGCATCTACCACCCGGCCGGTCTCTCGCTGATCAGTACGGGCGTCGAGGAGCGCGGAACGGTCTTCGCGTGGCACGGCATGGCGGGTAACGTCGGAATCGCGCTCGGCCCGTTCGTCGCGGCGACGCTGCTCGTCGCCGGTCTCTCGTGGCAGTCGGCCGCCGCGTTACTTGCCATTCCCGGCCTCCTCGCGGCCGTCTACGGCCTTCGGGCCGACTTCGATCCCGCGGCGGCCGTCGATCCCGACGTGAACGCGGGCGCCGACGAGGCGCTCTCGCTATCGGAATTGCTCTCGAATTCCCGTGCGCTCTTCGCTAGCGCGTTCGCACTGGTGTTCGTCATCGTCACGTTCGAAGGGCTGTTCTACCGCGGCATGTTGACCTACCTTCCGGAACTTCTCCACGGATCGGCCGCTCTCGGCGCGTTCGACCCTGGCCCGACGCTAGAGGGCATCGAACCCGCCGACTACATCTACGTCGGTCTGCTCGTCGTCGGTATCGCCGGCCAGTACGCGGGTGGACACCTGACCAATCGGGTGCGTCCCGGCGTCGGTCTGCTCGCCATCTTCGCGATCCTCGCCGCGCTAGCACTCGCGTTCGTTCCCATTCTCTCGCTCGGCGCCGGCGGGACCGCTGGTCTCGTCGCCGTCGTCGCACTCAGCGGCGTCTTCGGATTCTTCCTCTTCGCCATCCAGCCGTTCTACCAGGAAGCCGTCGCCGTCTACACGCCGCCGGATGCTCGCGGCCTGTCGTACGGGTATACCTACCTCGGCGAGTTCGGTCTCGGAGCAGGTTCGATCGCGATCGGCGGTATCGTCCTTGGTATCTCGACACCCGCGTTCTTGTTGACGATGGCTGCGTTCGCCGTCACAGGGGCACTACTCTCGTTGCTTCTCACCGTCGGTCTCGACCGTCTGTACGGTCGGGATGCGGCTGTAGAGACGACTGCGAAGAATTGA
- a CDS encoding 50S ribosomal protein L22 — MGINYSVDADPDATAKAMLRERHMSHKHSKEIAREIKGKTVGDAQTYLEAVIDGERSVPFKSHNSGTGHRSDIDGWDAGRYPEKASKAFLDLLENVAANAEHQGFDGETMEIAHVAAHKVGESIGRKPRAMGRATAWNTPQVDVEIVVTQAEEEGDA; from the coding sequence ATGGGAATCAACTACTCAGTCGACGCGGATCCGGACGCCACCGCGAAAGCGATGCTCCGGGAGCGTCACATGAGCCACAAGCACAGCAAGGAGATCGCCCGGGAGATCAAGGGCAAGACGGTCGGCGACGCCCAGACCTACCTGGAAGCCGTCATCGACGGCGAGCGATCGGTACCGTTTAAGTCTCACAACAGTGGGACCGGACACCGCTCGGACATCGACGGCTGGGACGCCGGTCGATACCCCGAGAAGGCGAGCAAGGCGTTTCTCGACCTCCTCGAGAACGTCGCCGCCAACGCGGAGCACCAGGGCTTCGACGGCGAAACGATGGAGATCGCACACGTCGCCGCCCACAAGGTCGGCGAGTCGATCGGCCGCAAGCCGCGGGCGATGGGCCGTGCGACCGCCTGGAACACGCCGCAGGTCGACGTCGAAATCGTCGTCACACAAGCAGAAGAGGAGGGTGATGCCTGA
- a CDS encoding 50S ribosomal protein L14, with protein MEAIKADVTQGLVKGSLVTCADNTGARELKVISVAGYHGTKNRQPKAGLGDKVTVSVTKGTPEMRRQVLEAVIIRQRQTVRRPDGTRLKFEDNAAVIIDENEEPRGTEIKGPIAREVAERFGAIASTATMIV; from the coding sequence ATGGAGGCGATCAAAGCCGACGTCACCCAGGGACTCGTGAAAGGGTCGCTCGTCACCTGTGCCGACAACACCGGCGCCCGCGAGCTGAAGGTTATCAGCGTCGCCGGCTACCACGGCACCAAAAACCGCCAACCGAAGGCGGGTCTCGGTGATAAAGTGACCGTCTCCGTCACGAAGGGGACCCCGGAGATGCGCCGTCAGGTGCTCGAAGCGGTTATCATCCGTCAGCGCCAGACCGTCCGACGTCCGGACGGGACGCGACTGAAATTCGAGGACAACGCGGCGGTCATCATCGACGAGAACGAAGAACCCCGCGGAACGGAGATCAAGGGACCGATCGCCCGCGAAGTCGCCGAGCGATTCGGCGCCATCGCGAGCACGGCAACGATGATCGTATAG
- a CDS encoding 30S ribosomal protein S17: protein MAIGLDVQTPPEPENPEEYDYEKCPFYGELPVRGQVLEGTVVSTDMDKTVVVEREYDVAVPKYDRYMKRRSRIPAHVPGVLEPLSVGDTVKIAETRPLSKTKSHVVVEVTDEATAEDVAELTRQTEPERELSAEDVTEDVEAETNEGEQ from the coding sequence ATGGCAATAGGACTAGATGTACAAACCCCTCCGGAACCAGAAAACCCGGAGGAATACGACTACGAGAAGTGTCCGTTCTACGGCGAACTTCCCGTTCGAGGACAGGTCCTCGAGGGAACCGTCGTTTCGACGGACATGGACAAGACCGTAGTCGTCGAGCGAGAGTACGACGTGGCGGTTCCGAAATACGACCGCTATATGAAACGTCGTTCGCGCATCCCGGCACACGTACCGGGCGTGCTCGAACCGCTCTCGGTCGGTGACACGGTCAAGATCGCAGAGACCCGACCACTGTCGAAGACGAAATCGCACGTGGTCGTCGAAGTAACCGACGAGGCAACCGCCGAGGACGTCGCCGAGCTCACGCGTCAGACCGAACCCGAACGCGAGCTCTCAGCCGAAGACGTCACGGAGGATGTCGAAGCCGAGACGAACGAGGGTGAGCAGTGA
- a CDS encoding heavy-metal-associated domain-containing protein, producing MPRTTLSVDGMSCGGCEQNVVDALDELDGVDDSSADHEAGEVTVEHDPSTVDESVIGQTIEDAGYDVN from the coding sequence ATGCCCCGAACGACGCTTTCGGTCGATGGAATGTCCTGTGGTGGCTGTGAACAGAACGTCGTCGACGCACTCGACGAACTGGACGGCGTCGATGATTCGAGCGCGGATCACGAGGCCGGCGAGGTAACCGTCGAACACGACCCCTCGACGGTAGACGAGTCCGTGATCGGTCAGACGATCGAGGACGCTGGCTACGACGTCAACTGA
- a CDS encoding RNA methyltransferase, with the protein MTVSVLVPSSIVREAEDKREATRKLGYVARAATIFRADRLIVFPDREGETGRYDGGFVETVLRYAATPPYLRNEVWDMRDELEYAGILPPLRASERTGSESDDSGSLRRGIVTEVGPEGRVRVNCGTQHPLSLNVPPEMAVDEGERVTVRISSRRPVRAKLVDEPLAGLSIERTDLSAALGREDAGVRIASSRYGESLTVGRLETLAGRVDRDGMTVAFGAPERGLPDILGIEESRVGSPSTGDDEATDGVEPSADPGFDLWLNTVPNQGSEVVRTEEALFATLACLSLRA; encoded by the coding sequence ATGACCGTCAGCGTACTCGTGCCGTCGTCGATCGTCAGGGAAGCCGAGGACAAACGCGAGGCGACTCGCAAACTCGGATACGTCGCCCGCGCGGCGACGATCTTCCGGGCGGACCGATTGATCGTCTTTCCCGATCGGGAAGGCGAAACAGGTCGGTACGACGGCGGGTTCGTAGAAACCGTACTCCGGTACGCCGCAACGCCCCCGTACCTCCGAAACGAGGTCTGGGACATGCGGGACGAACTGGAGTACGCGGGCATCTTGCCGCCGCTCCGCGCCTCGGAACGGACCGGCTCCGAATCGGACGATTCGGGGTCGTTAAGACGAGGGATCGTGACCGAGGTCGGACCTGAAGGCCGCGTCCGGGTCAATTGCGGAACGCAACACCCACTCTCGCTCAACGTCCCGCCAGAAATGGCGGTCGACGAGGGAGAACGCGTGACCGTCAGGATCTCTTCGCGACGACCGGTCCGGGCGAAGCTCGTCGACGAGCCCCTTGCGGGGCTGTCGATCGAGCGGACGGACCTATCGGCAGCGCTCGGCCGTGAGGACGCCGGCGTTCGCATCGCGTCGTCTCGCTACGGTGAATCGCTCACCGTCGGACGACTCGAGACGCTGGCCGGACGCGTCGATCGCGACGGCATGACCGTCGCGTTCGGGGCGCCCGAGAGAGGGCTGCCGGACATCCTCGGAATCGAGGAGTCACGTGTCGGCTCGCCGTCCACCGGGGACGACGAGGCGACAGACGGAGTCGAACCCAGCGCCGATCCGGGGTTCGACCTCTGGCTGAACACGGTTCCGAACCAGGGCAGCGAGGTCGTGCGAACGGAGGAGGCTCTGTTCGCCACCCTCGCCTGCCTCTCACTGAGAGCGTGA
- a CDS encoding 30S ribosomal protein S3 — translation MADEHQFIENGLRRSQIDEFFAEELGRAGYGGMDVAQTPMGTQIVLKAEKPGMVIGKGGENIRKVTTALEEKFDLDDPQIDVQEVDEPDLNARIVADRLANALERGWYFRKAGHTTIDRIMDAGALGAEIVLSGKVTGARSRVEKFNRGYIKHNGEPAEEVVDHGQGVAVMKLGTIGVSVKIIPPGAELPDDFQVHDDLDPEDVVPDAVEANEGVEELLETAPEEDETEDEPSEDAPESDEPELDEEVVEEVIEEEVVEETVEEETEADADEAEAAADEVTEDLDEEIEAEAEELVAEMESEADDDEGGEN, via the coding sequence ATGGCAGACGAACACCAGTTCATCGAGAACGGATTGCGCCGCTCGCAGATAGACGAGTTCTTCGCCGAAGAACTCGGCCGTGCCGGCTACGGCGGCATGGACGTCGCTCAGACGCCCATGGGGACCCAGATCGTCCTCAAAGCCGAAAAGCCAGGGATGGTCATCGGCAAGGGCGGTGAGAACATCCGGAAGGTGACGACGGCCCTCGAGGAGAAGTTCGACCTCGACGATCCGCAGATCGACGTTCAGGAGGTAGACGAACCCGACCTGAACGCCCGAATCGTGGCCGACCGACTGGCTAACGCCCTAGAGCGAGGCTGGTACTTCCGCAAGGCCGGTCACACGACGATCGACCGTATCATGGACGCCGGCGCTCTCGGCGCCGAAATCGTTCTCTCCGGGAAAGTCACGGGCGCTCGCTCGCGCGTGGAGAAATTCAACCGGGGCTACATCAAGCACAACGGCGAGCCCGCCGAAGAGGTCGTCGACCACGGCCAGGGCGTCGCCGTCATGAAGCTCGGGACGATCGGCGTCAGCGTCAAGATCATCCCGCCGGGTGCAGAGCTTCCCGACGACTTCCAGGTCCACGACGACCTCGATCCCGAGGACGTCGTTCCCGACGCCGTCGAAGCGAACGAGGGCGTCGAGGAACTCCTCGAGACGGCTCCCGAAGAAGACGAGACCGAAGACGAGCCCTCCGAGGACGCCCCCGAATCTGACGAACCGGAACTCGACGAAGAGGTCGTCGAGGAAGTGATCGAAGAGGAAGTCGTCGAAGAGACGGTCGAAGAAGAGACCGAGGCTGACGCGGACGAAGCCGAGGCGGCCGCCGACGAGGTCACCGAGGATCTCGACGAGGAGATCGAGGCCGAAGCCGAAGAGCTCGTCGCCGAGATGGAGAGCGAGGCCGATGACGACGAGGGAGGTGAGAACTGA
- a CDS encoding 50S ribosomal protein L2 — protein MGRRILGQRRGRGTSTFRAPSHRYKANLSHKRSEDSDIVRGTVVGIEHDPARSAPVAAVEFDDGDQRLVLAPEGIAVGDEIQVGISAEIAPGNTLPLAEIPEGIPICNVEAKPGDGGKFARASGVNADLITHDRHATVVQLPSGEVKRLDPNCRATIGVVAGGGRTEKPMVKAGNKYHKMRARGTKWPRVRGVAMNAVDHPFGGGGRQHPGRPKSVSRDAPPGRKVGDIASRRTGRGGNK, from the coding sequence ATGGGGCGACGCATCCTCGGACAACGACGCGGACGCGGTACGTCTACGTTCCGCGCACCGAGTCACCGATACAAGGCGAACCTCTCGCACAAGCGATCGGAGGATTCGGACATCGTTCGCGGAACCGTCGTCGGCATCGAGCACGATCCTGCCCGGTCTGCGCCGGTCGCGGCCGTCGAATTCGACGACGGCGATCAGCGACTCGTGTTGGCGCCGGAAGGAATCGCGGTCGGTGACGAGATTCAGGTTGGCATCTCCGCGGAAATCGCGCCCGGGAACACGCTCCCGCTGGCGGAGATTCCCGAGGGGATTCCGATCTGTAACGTCGAAGCCAAGCCGGGTGACGGTGGGAAGTTCGCGCGCGCATCGGGCGTGAACGCGGATCTGATCACCCACGACCGGCACGCGACGGTCGTCCAGTTGCCAAGCGGCGAGGTCAAACGCCTCGACCCGAACTGCCGCGCGACGATCGGCGTCGTGGCCGGCGGCGGCCGAACGGAGAAGCCGATGGTCAAGGCGGGGAACAAGTACCACAAGATGCGCGCACGGGGGACGAAGTGGCCCCGCGTTCGTGGCGTAGCCATGAACGCCGTCGACCACCCCTTCGGTGGCGGCGGTCGTCAGCATCCCGGTCGTCCGAAGTCCGTCTCGCGGGACGCTCCGCCGGGACGAAAGGTGGGCGACATCGCCTCCCGTCGAACGGGACGAGGTGGTAACAAATGA
- the rplX gene encoding 50S ribosomal protein L24: protein MSKQPRNQRNTTTHAPLHQRGVQLHATLSDELREEYGTRRTRVNAGDTVEVMRGDHAGTEGEVLRVSLRDGVINVEGVTVETADGEEVPRPLDASNVRITNLDLSDDRRESRLEDEGDSE, encoded by the coding sequence ATGAGCAAACAACCACGCAATCAACGAAACACGACGACGCACGCACCGCTACACCAGCGAGGCGTGCAGTTGCACGCGACGCTCTCCGACGAACTCCGCGAGGAGTACGGCACGCGTCGAACGCGCGTCAACGCCGGCGACACGGTCGAAGTGATGCGCGGCGACCACGCCGGAACGGAGGGTGAAGTGCTCAGAGTTTCGCTTCGCGACGGCGTCATCAACGTCGAGGGCGTCACGGTCGAGACGGCAGACGGCGAGGAAGTGCCGCGCCCGCTCGACGCGTCGAACGTCCGCATCACGAACCTCGACCTGAGCGACGACCGACGCGAATCGCGACTCGAAGACGAGGGTGATAGCGAATGA
- a CDS encoding 50S ribosomal protein L3 codes for MPQKHAPRKGSLGFGPRKRATSEVPRFRSWPDDDGQPTLQGFAGYKAGMTHVVTVDDAANSPTEGMETTVPVTIVETPPMAVAALRAYEESPYGHHPVAEVWANELDDELDRTLDLPGDEYDAEAAADEFRAALDEGRVDDVRAITYTKPADIPSMPKSKPDVMETRIGGGSIDERVEYGLELIESDGGAHAMTDVFRAGEYVDTSGVTKGKGTQGPVKRWGVQKRKGKHARQGWRRRIGNLGPWNPSRVRSTVPQQGQTGYHQRTELNKRLLAIGDGADATVDGGFVNYGEVDGPHALIKGSLPGPNKRLLRFRPAIRPGDQPRLDPEVRFVSTASNQG; via the coding sequence ATGCCACAAAAACACGCACCACGCAAAGGCTCACTCGGATTCGGTCCACGCAAGCGGGCGACCAGCGAGGTCCCGCGCTTTCGATCGTGGCCCGACGACGACGGACAGCCGACGCTCCAGGGCTTCGCGGGCTACAAGGCCGGCATGACCCACGTAGTGACGGTCGACGACGCCGCAAACTCGCCGACCGAAGGGATGGAGACGACCGTCCCGGTCACCATCGTGGAGACGCCGCCAATGGCCGTCGCCGCGCTGCGAGCGTACGAGGAATCGCCATACGGACACCATCCCGTCGCCGAGGTCTGGGCGAACGAGCTCGACGACGAGCTCGATCGCACGCTCGACCTGCCCGGCGACGAGTACGACGCCGAGGCCGCTGCGGACGAGTTCCGCGCGGCGCTCGACGAGGGTCGCGTCGACGACGTTCGCGCGATCACGTACACGAAGCCGGCGGACATCCCGTCGATGCCGAAGTCGAAGCCGGACGTCATGGAGACGCGCATCGGCGGCGGCTCGATCGACGAGCGCGTCGAGTACGGGCTCGAGCTTATCGAGTCCGACGGCGGCGCTCACGCCATGACTGACGTCTTCCGTGCCGGCGAGTACGTCGACACGAGCGGCGTCACGAAGGGGAAAGGGACTCAGGGTCCCGTCAAGCGGTGGGGTGTCCAGAAACGAAAGGGCAAGCACGCCCGCCAGGGCTGGCGTCGACGGATCGGTAACCTCGGTCCGTGGAACCCAAGCCGCGTCCGGTCGACCGTCCCACAGCAGGGTCAGACCGGCTACCACCAGCGAACCGAACTGAACAAGCGCCTGCTCGCCATCGGCGACGGCGCCGACGCGACGGTCGACGGCGGCTTCGTCAACTACGGCGAGGTCGACGGCCCGCACGCGTTGATCAAGGGCTCGCTCCCCGGGCCGAACAAGCGACTCCTTCGCTTCCGCCCGGCGATTCGACCCGGAGACCAGCCGCGCCTCGATCCCGAGGTGCGATTCGTCTCCACCGCTTCGAACCAGGGATAA
- a CDS encoding 30S ribosomal protein S19: protein MSQDYRTGREGEFTYRGYTLDELQEMELDEVAELLPARKRRSIKRGLSTEQEKLLEKARSRTEEETANNPIRTHLRDMPVVPEFVGLTFAVYTGSEFGRVRVEPEMIGHYLGEFQLTRNSVEHGQAGIGATRSSKFVPLK from the coding sequence ATGAGTCAGGATTACCGTACCGGTCGCGAGGGTGAGTTCACCTACCGCGGCTACACGCTCGACGAGTTGCAGGAGATGGAGCTCGACGAGGTCGCGGAACTGCTACCCGCACGCAAGCGGCGAAGTATCAAGCGCGGGCTCTCGACCGAGCAGGAGAAACTGCTCGAGAAGGCCCGTTCGCGAACCGAAGAGGAGACCGCGAACAACCCGATTCGCACGCACCTGCGCGACATGCCGGTGGTGCCGGAGTTCGTCGGTCTGACGTTCGCCGTCTACACTGGAAGCGAGTTCGGCCGCGTTCGCGTCGAACCCGAGATGATCGGCCACTACCTGGGTGAGTTTCAGCTCACTCGAAACTCCGTCGAACACGGACAGGCCGGTATCGGCGCAACGCGCTCTTCGAAGTTCGTCCCACTGAAGTGA
- a CDS encoding HalOD1 output domain-containing protein — MQTEITRTNETSELQYDETNDRFELAYDPDGSATLLTTIVHGLTSVVDVDVSQGEFSLYDSVDPDALERIFSPKSDGEPRTGGHVAFTALECEVYVYANGEIHIHPPPQVERPA, encoded by the coding sequence ATGCAAACTGAAATTACCCGCACCAACGAAACGAGCGAACTCCAGTACGACGAGACGAACGACAGGTTTGAGCTGGCCTACGATCCGGACGGCAGCGCGACGTTGCTGACGACGATCGTCCACGGACTCACCTCGGTCGTTGACGTCGATGTCTCCCAGGGAGAGTTCTCACTGTACGACAGCGTCGACCCGGATGCACTCGAACGAATCTTCAGCCCCAAATCCGACGGCGAACCGCGCACGGGCGGTCACGTCGCGTTCACCGCCCTCGAATGTGAGGTCTACGTCTACGCGAACGGTGAGATCCACATTCATCCACCGCCGCAGGTCGAGCGACCGGCGTAG
- a CDS encoding 50S ribosomal protein L23, whose product MSTLIDYPLVTEKAMNDMDFENKLQFIVNPDATKPEIRDEVESRFDVEVVKLNTQLTMKGKKKATVTLGEDDDAQEVASRIGVF is encoded by the coding sequence ATGAGTACGCTCATCGACTACCCGCTGGTGACCGAGAAAGCGATGAACGACATGGACTTCGAGAACAAGCTCCAGTTCATCGTCAACCCCGACGCGACGAAGCCCGAGATTCGCGACGAAGTCGAATCTCGATTCGACGTCGAGGTCGTCAAACTCAACACTCAGCTAACGATGAAAGGCAAGAAGAAAGCAACCGTCACGCTCGGCGAGGACGACGACGCACAGGAAGTCGCCTCCAGAATCGGGGTGTTCTAG